Sequence from the Atribacterota bacterium genome:
TACCTCCAAAACCCATATGGAGTGGATTACTGGTAGTGTGGAGCGTCAGAAAGAAAAGTACCCCAACATGAAGCTAGTCACCGAAACTCCCCTTGAAGATTACGACGATCAGACTCGGGCTTACGAAAACATGAAGGAGCTCCTGCGTACCTATCCCAATCTGAAGGGTGTACGGACTTCGGCATCTACCGCAGCGCCTGGATGTGGTCTGGCGGTGGAAGAAGCTGGACTGCAGGATCAGATCGCTGTTATTGGGCCGAGCCTCGTTTCCCTTTCTGGACAGTATCTGGAAAGTGGCGCCATCAAGATGATTGGTTTCTGGGATCCGGCTGACGCAGGGTATGCCATGAATAAATTAGCGGTTATGGTGCTGGAAGGTCAAGAAGTTGGTGATGGTCTGGATTTAGGGGTTCCCGGCTATACCAAGCTTCGCCAGGATGGCCGTGTGCTCTACGGCGAAGCGTGGGTCTTTGTGACCAAAGACAATATGGATCAGTATAATTTCTAATTGTTTCAGGTGCATTCAGGCTAGCAACGGGTGTGTTGCTAGCCTGAATGAAAGAAGCAGGAATAATTTACAGGAGGGA
This genomic interval carries:
- a CDS encoding autoinducer 2 ABC transporter substrate-binding protein: MRRLDIKKFFFLLFVVALLMVVLAVPAMAKKYTIATVVKLDGIAWFERMREGVKKFAEDTGHEAFLVGPPKADAALQVQIIEDLIAQGVDAICVVPFSPEAVEPVLKRAMDEGIVVITHEASNIQNAHWDLEAFDNLAFGAKLMDYLAEYMGGEGEYATMVGSLTSKTHMEWITGSVERQKEKYPNMKLVTETPLEDYDDQTRAYENMKELLRTYPNLKGVRTSASTAAPGCGLAVEEAGLQDQIAVIGPSLVSLSGQYLESGAIKMIGFWDPADAGYAMNKLAVMVLEGQEVGDGLDLGVPGYTKLRQDGRVLYGEAWVFVTKDNMDQYNF